A single genomic interval of halophilic archaeon DL31 harbors:
- a CDS encoding hypothetical protein (KEGG: hla:Hlac_1177 hypothetical protein), which yields MSERTAGDVTARYTEAEGERRLSFDREGRHATVAQNIEGYAMLMVRADGDELERYYGFDMALDHVAELLGVGVDDLPVPEPAEDMGM from the coding sequence ATGAGCGAACGCACCGCAGGGGATGTGACCGCCCGCTACACCGAAGCGGAGGGTGAACGCCGACTCAGCTTCGACCGTGAGGGGCGTCACGCAACGGTCGCACAGAACATCGAGGGCTACGCGATGTTGATGGTCCGAGCAGATGGCGACGAACTCGAGCGCTACTACGGCTTCGACATGGCGCTCGACCACGTCGCCGAGCTGCTTGGGGTGGGCGTCGACGACCTCCCGGTCCCCGAGCCGGCCGAAGACATGGGGATGTAG
- a CDS encoding protein of unknown function DUF35 (PFAM: Protein of unknown function DUF35~KEGG: hbo:Hbor_22060 nucleic-acid-binding protein containing a zn-ribbon), with the protein MSDDSHELTAFRYPDGSLTYPGHPRGPGGQAHVDTVDLSEYTAEVITWTTSTATPPGVRQPNHLAIVEFDVDGEPVRALGQLEEGNVDLGDEVEAVYVEELRDPDTGIREPESQEWDGFRFRPVQE; encoded by the coding sequence ATGAGCGATGATTCCCACGAGCTGACGGCGTTCCGCTACCCAGACGGCAGCCTGACCTACCCCGGTCACCCGCGTGGCCCGGGCGGGCAGGCCCATGTCGACACTGTTGACCTGAGTGAGTACACCGCGGAGGTCATCACGTGGACAACGTCGACGGCGACACCCCCGGGGGTTCGCCAGCCCAACCATCTCGCTATCGTCGAGTTCGACGTGGACGGCGAGCCTGTCCGCGCGCTCGGCCAACTGGAGGAGGGGAACGTCGACCTGGGCGACGAAGTGGAGGCGGTCTACGTCGAGGAACTGCGCGACCCCGACACCGGAATCCGCGAACCCGAGAGTCAAGAGTGGGACGGCTTCCGCTTCCGCCCCGTTCAGGAGTAG
- a CDS encoding Dihydrolipoyl dehydrogenase (KEGG: htu:Htur_2738 pyridine nucleotide-disulphide oxidoreductase dimerization region~PFAM: FAD-dependent pyridine nucleotide-disulphide oxidoreductase; Pyridine nucleotide-disulphide oxidoreductase, dimerisation) translates to MEKFDFLVIGSGSGLEVANVAANQGESVAVVEKGPLGGTCLNRGCIPSKHLLYHADVLETIERADEFHIDATVAGVAFADIVREVNEEVAADADSIRNGLRSSSQHELFEGEGRFVDERTVEISGGADDGTRIRAETVLIAAGTRPSIPPIDGIETVDYLTSTEALQLEERPDHLLIVGGGYIAAELAHFFGTFGSEVTIIGRRPNLLPNADEEVAAAFTERYADKFTVHTGHAATVASQEGDTVTVEARPYEYAEDGGSGIVEDADPVTVTGDKLLVAAGRRPNTDTLNLDATGVGTDEGGFVETDEHLETAVDGIWALGDIVGEYLLKHSANHEARAVARNIFGSDPAPVDYTAMPFAVFAAPEVAGVGATESELREAGREYATNTYRYDDTARGNAMQADGFVKALIDLEGEILGCQIVGPEASTLIQEVVVAMKSGSGTVRDIRESIHIHPALPEVVQRAFSGQFSREDHE, encoded by the coding sequence ATGGAGAAATTCGATTTTTTGGTCATCGGTTCTGGCTCGGGACTCGAAGTCGCAAACGTCGCCGCGAACCAGGGGGAGTCAGTCGCCGTCGTGGAGAAGGGGCCGCTCGGGGGGACCTGTCTCAACCGCGGCTGTATCCCCTCGAAACACCTGCTCTATCATGCGGACGTACTCGAGACCATCGAGCGCGCCGACGAGTTCCACATCGACGCCACTGTTGCGGGCGTGGCGTTCGCGGATATCGTCCGCGAGGTTAACGAGGAGGTTGCTGCCGACGCCGACTCCATCCGCAACGGACTGCGTTCATCCTCACAACACGAACTGTTCGAGGGGGAAGGCCGGTTCGTCGACGAGCGGACGGTCGAGATATCCGGTGGTGCGGACGACGGCACGCGTATCCGCGCGGAGACAGTGCTCATCGCTGCCGGCACCCGGCCGTCGATACCCCCTATCGACGGCATCGAGACCGTCGACTACCTGACGAGCACCGAGGCGCTGCAACTCGAGGAACGACCGGACCACCTGCTCATCGTCGGCGGCGGCTACATCGCGGCCGAGTTGGCCCACTTTTTCGGCACGTTCGGGAGCGAGGTGACCATTATTGGTCGCCGGCCGAACCTTCTGCCCAATGCCGACGAGGAGGTCGCAGCGGCGTTCACGGAGCGGTACGCCGACAAGTTCACCGTCCACACGGGACACGCGGCGACGGTGGCTTCACAGGAGGGCGACACGGTGACGGTCGAGGCCCGACCCTACGAGTACGCTGAGGACGGTGGCAGCGGCATTGTGGAGGACGCGGACCCGGTGACGGTGACTGGCGACAAGTTGCTCGTCGCCGCCGGACGACGGCCGAACACGGATACGCTGAATCTGGATGCGACGGGCGTCGGAACGGATGAGGGCGGTTTCGTCGAAACCGACGAACATCTGGAGACGGCGGTCGACGGTATCTGGGCACTCGGCGATATCGTCGGTGAGTATCTCCTGAAACACAGCGCCAACCACGAGGCACGCGCCGTCGCGCGCAACATCTTCGGGAGCGACCCTGCACCGGTCGACTACACCGCGATGCCGTTCGCCGTCTTCGCCGCCCCCGAAGTCGCTGGCGTCGGTGCTACGGAGAGTGAACTTCGGGAGGCGGGCCGGGAGTATGCGACGAACACCTACCGCTACGACGACACCGCCCGAGGGAACGCCATGCAAGCAGATGGCTTCGTGAAAGCGCTGATTGATCTGGAAGGCGAGATTCTGGGCTGTCAGATCGTCGGTCCCGAGGCATCGACGCTCATTCAGGAGGTCGTTGTCGCGATGAAATCCGGTTCCGGAACGGTTCGTGATATCCGTGAGTCCATCCATATTCATCCAGCACTGCCGGAAGTCGTCCAACGTGCGTTCTCCGGGCAGTTCAGCCGCGAGGACCACGAGTAA
- a CDS encoding hypothetical protein (KEGG: hbo:Hbor_22080 hypothetical protein), which yields MESENPSRLATVAAVVAALLAVVVFAPLALVSGAGPTLGAYYAAGPFGLTAVGLLALLTVVVFLSVDQPHTDTLLLSGAGLVVAVVTLLFAVAWVLTLDETVLFSFPTEYAWIENHRWVVLAVGGGLAAVAGAQARAVL from the coding sequence ATGGAGTCCGAGAACCCTTCGCGGCTGGCGACGGTCGCTGCGGTGGTCGCCGCGTTGCTGGCTGTGGTGGTCTTCGCCCCGCTCGCGCTCGTGAGCGGCGCGGGCCCAACACTGGGCGCCTACTACGCCGCCGGCCCGTTCGGGCTAACGGCAGTGGGGCTGCTCGCACTGCTGACTGTCGTTGTCTTCCTCTCCGTCGACCAGCCGCACACGGACACACTGTTGCTGTCTGGGGCTGGCTTGGTCGTCGCCGTCGTCACGCTGCTGTTCGCCGTGGCGTGGGTCCTCACGCTGGACGAGACCGTCCTGTTCAGCTTCCCCACCGAGTACGCCTGGATTGAAAACCACCGCTGGGTCGTGCTGGCAGTTGGGGGCGGCCTCGCGGCGGTCGCGGGAGCGCAAGCACGGGCCGTACTGTAA
- a CDS encoding hypothetical protein (KEGG: hla:Hlac_1255 hypothetical protein) produces the protein MVKAAVVILAGTDGNSNLGRLVNGLESAREFAETEGDDLELIFDGAGTQWIPELEDEAHDYHELYQAVRDDASACDYCSGAFGVADAVEDAGVVTLDDHDGHPSIRSLVSDEYEILTF, from the coding sequence ATGGTAAAAGCAGCAGTTGTGATTCTGGCAGGGACGGATGGGAATTCAAACCTCGGGCGACTCGTGAACGGTCTCGAGAGTGCACGAGAGTTCGCAGAGACGGAGGGCGACGACCTCGAACTCATCTTCGACGGTGCCGGGACGCAGTGGATTCCGGAACTCGAAGACGAGGCCCACGACTACCACGAACTTTATCAGGCCGTCCGTGATGATGCCTCAGCCTGTGACTACTGCTCGGGCGCGTTCGGCGTCGCCGACGCCGTCGAGGACGCTGGCGTGGTGACGCTCGACGACCACGACGGCCACCCGAGCATTCGCTCGCTGGTCAGCGATGAGTACGAGATTCTCACGTTCTAA
- a CDS encoding Propanoyl-CoA C-acyltransferase (KEGG: hbo:Hbor_22070 acetyl-CoA acetyltransferase) — MERVAIVGASMTPFGNREGEWLRDLLAEAGADCLDDAGVNADSIDHLYVSNMASGELEGQTGAPNMLAHDLAAQPAYTARIDQTSSSGGAGIYAAWQSIASGASEMTLLAGGEKMTHKTTGEATDVIASLTHPVEYKHGVTLPSFAGLTARLYLDEYDAPRASLGKVAVKNHKNGVDNPKAQFRKEVDLETVLDSPIVADPLRLYDFCPITDGSAALLFCPESVAREMTDEYVVVSGVAGATDTHVVHERPDPTTMRGVVESSQQAYEMADRSPDDVDLAELHDMFTILEFLQFEDLGFAEKGEGWKAIEEGRTERDGDLPINTSGGLKSKGHPLGASGVAQAVELVEQLTGEAGKRQLEEPEVALACNVGGFGNCVTTTILETPEAGQ, encoded by the coding sequence ATGGAACGAGTCGCAATCGTCGGTGCCTCCATGACCCCGTTCGGCAATCGTGAGGGGGAGTGGCTCCGCGACCTACTCGCGGAGGCGGGGGCCGACTGCCTCGACGACGCTGGTGTCAACGCCGACAGTATCGACCATCTCTACGTCTCGAACATGGCCAGCGGCGAACTGGAGGGCCAGACGGGCGCACCCAATATGCTCGCCCACGACCTCGCCGCCCAGCCAGCCTACACAGCCCGAATTGACCAGACCTCCTCCTCTGGCGGCGCCGGCATCTACGCCGCTTGGCAGTCAATCGCCTCCGGGGCCAGTGAGATGACACTCCTCGCCGGCGGCGAGAAGATGACCCACAAGACGACGGGCGAAGCGACCGACGTTATCGCGTCGCTCACCCACCCCGTTGAGTACAAACACGGCGTCACGCTCCCGTCATTCGCCGGCCTCACGGCGCGGCTCTACCTCGACGAGTACGACGCGCCTCGTGCGAGTCTCGGCAAGGTCGCGGTGAAGAACCACAAGAACGGCGTTGATAACCCCAAGGCCCAGTTCCGAAAGGAGGTCGACCTGGAGACGGTACTTGACTCACCAATCGTCGCCGACCCCCTCCGGCTCTATGACTTCTGTCCGATCACCGACGGCTCGGCAGCGCTGCTGTTCTGCCCCGAATCCGTCGCCAGGGAGATGACCGACGAGTACGTCGTCGTCTCCGGCGTCGCGGGGGCGACGGACACCCACGTCGTCCACGAGCGCCCGGATCCCACGACGATGCGCGGTGTGGTTGAGTCCAGCCAGCAGGCCTACGAGATGGCCGACCGCTCGCCCGACGATGTGGACCTCGCGGAACTCCACGACATGTTCACAATTCTCGAGTTCCTCCAGTTTGAGGACCTCGGCTTCGCCGAAAAGGGCGAAGGCTGGAAGGCCATCGAAGAGGGCCGGACGGAACGCGACGGTGACCTCCCCATCAACACGTCGGGTGGGCTGAAGTCCAAAGGCCACCCACTCGGCGCATCGGGTGTCGCGCAGGCGGTCGAACTGGTCGAGCAGCTCACCGGCGAGGCGGGCAAGCGACAGCTCGAAGAGCCCGAGGTGGCGTTGGCGTGCAACGTCGGCGGCTTCGGTAACTGTGTCACGACAACGATTCTGGAGACCCCGGAGGCAGGACAATGA
- a CDS encoding hypothetical protein (KEGG: hla:Hlac_2111 hypothetical protein) has translation MTDRRDDDPDLESMLSELAETLSALQNEVEPSRPPQTPPMRPPSLREVMRFTEQQTIPTLVAILEANVRLLELAGAALRAMDPDRSVSKGSNADRALSAASGISTERLTSGLSDLRSALAGAEATNPEARELLAEADRLSADLRERLETVDSGRNRSAETDIGSEGAVSIDVVEAGEEAVGDGEEAPAEPDIDAELDSIRDEVRGDEEGREDEEGREGEEGREGEEGREDEGAENVEGSADEAEERSADAEDDESA, from the coding sequence ATGACCGACCGCCGCGACGACGACCCGGATCTCGAATCGATGCTCTCGGAGTTGGCGGAGACGCTGTCAGCGCTGCAGAACGAGGTGGAACCCTCCCGACCGCCGCAAACACCGCCGATGCGGCCGCCGAGCCTTCGCGAAGTGATGCGGTTCACTGAGCAACAGACCATCCCCACACTCGTCGCCATTCTTGAGGCGAACGTCCGCCTGCTCGAACTCGCCGGCGCGGCGCTACGCGCGATGGACCCCGACCGTAGTGTGAGCAAGGGAAGCAACGCGGACCGCGCGCTCTCGGCCGCCAGCGGGATTTCGACCGAACGGCTCACCTCGGGGCTCTCTGACCTCCGCAGCGCCCTCGCTGGCGCGGAGGCCACGAACCCCGAAGCCAGAGAACTGCTCGCCGAGGCCGACCGGCTCTCTGCGGACCTACGAGAGCGACTGGAAACTGTTGATTCCGGCCGCAACCGTTCTGCAGAGACGGATATCGGCTCTGAAGGCGCTGTCTCTATCGACGTAGTCGAAGCGGGAGAAGAAGCGGTGGGCGACGGGGAAGAAGCTCCTGCAGAGCCGGATATCGACGCCGAACTCGACTCAATCCGCGACGAAGTTCGCGGCGACGAGGAAGGACGCGAAGACGAGGAAGGACGCGAAGGCGAAGAAGGACGCGAAGGCGAAGAAGGACGCGAAGACGAGGGAGCCGAAAATGTGGAGGGTAGCGCCGACGAAGCCGAGGAACGTTCTGCGGACGCTGAAGACGACGAGAGCGCTTAA
- a CDS encoding hypothetical protein (KEGG: hla:Hlac_0699 hypothetical protein) yields the protein MTEWPPIDPTDAAAVADNRDELAAAVRDHAGGIAYQIAKLQGGDYGREGFKTSSGTWTVKHEAGDLEFLHYKPKSGSEIYVVSQKSEPDATELSTALEAYGAFVRAFNDYVAETESVLADIETAFPEAESTAEAVTERHQVLSRIEEVANRIAGELHRYEGGEYGTFAARIEGERWELNWDRDGVSYLRVGGSDGVYLLSQYAPPSASDLRRYGPTFGAFVEAYNEEVASQERTLEEVEL from the coding sequence ATGACTGAGTGGCCGCCGATAGATCCGACAGATGCAGCGGCGGTGGCCGACAATCGCGACGAACTCGCAGCGGCCGTCAGGGACCACGCCGGCGGCATCGCCTATCAAATTGCCAAGCTCCAGGGCGGCGATTACGGCCGAGAGGGGTTCAAGACGAGTAGCGGCACGTGGACCGTGAAACACGAGGCAGGCGACCTGGAGTTCCTGCACTACAAGCCCAAGAGCGGCTCCGAAATCTACGTCGTCTCACAGAAGAGCGAACCAGACGCGACGGAGCTGTCGACTGCGCTGGAGGCGTACGGTGCGTTCGTCCGTGCGTTCAACGACTACGTGGCCGAGACCGAGTCGGTGCTCGCCGATATCGAGACTGCGTTCCCCGAAGCCGAGAGTACGGCTGAAGCCGTCACAGAGCGTCATCAGGTGCTCTCCCGCATCGAAGAGGTTGCCAACCGTATCGCCGGCGAACTCCACCGCTACGAAGGCGGGGAGTACGGCACGTTCGCCGCACGAATCGAGGGTGAACGGTGGGAACTCAACTGGGACCGCGACGGCGTCTCCTACCTCCGGGTCGGTGGGAGTGACGGCGTCTATCTTCTCTCCCAGTACGCACCCCCGTCGGCGTCGGACCTGCGGCGCTACGGGCCGACGTTCGGCGCGTTCGTCGAGGCGTACAACGAGGAAGTAGCGTCCCAGGAGCGAACGCTGGAAGAAGTCGAACTCTGA
- a CDS encoding phospholipase D/Transphosphatidylase (PFAM: Phospholipase D/Transphosphatidylase~KEGG: hbo:Hbor_21980 phosphatidylserine/phosphatidylglycerophosphate/cardiolipin synthase) → MARRTEESAAGAQSNWLASRVLRLLLICCLLSGAAGGCLTPAVATSSATESSTESGRIIAVYPDPVQDGDTGEYVAVKLPTVGNWTLSDGETTVSLRNQTGRVVVGSEPGLLHEQFPNSSVVGAPLALSNAGETITLTRNGQRIDRVQYGEATEGSRYLPGTAEWRPRGYTPRSAVSMGPANATTFVLPDSPAVALETLRDAENRLFLAGYTFSAERVTTELLAAAERGVDVRVLVEASPVGGIISRQARLLDRLAAAGVVVRVVGGETGRYAFHHPKYAVVDDRALVLTENWKPSGTGGRSNRGWGVRIEGGGTADELAAIFAHDAGGPDTRPWSTFRRGRTFERIPAASGSYPTNHAPATVRARNVTVLTAPGNAEAAVVSSLEAADKRVDVIQPTLGRQENRLVAATLSAARRGVEVRILLSGAWYVAEENAALVSWLEGWADRNDAPLMVKLAEPGGRYETVHAKGLLVDKKVAVVGSLNWNRHSARENREVALALYGEEPVAYYRESFEADWSGGNRTVPWLYGAGAVAAVVVAGIVATRTLSFAEVAE, encoded by the coding sequence GTGGCTCGACGGACCGAGGAATCGGCGGCCGGCGCACAGTCCAACTGGTTGGCCAGCCGAGTCCTCCGCCTACTACTCATCTGCTGTCTATTGAGCGGTGCCGCCGGTGGCTGTCTCACGCCGGCAGTGGCCACCTCATCAGCAACTGAGTCAAGCACAGAGTCTGGCAGAATCATCGCCGTCTACCCCGACCCGGTTCAGGACGGCGACACTGGCGAGTACGTCGCTGTCAAACTCCCGACCGTGGGCAACTGGACCCTCTCGGACGGGGAAACGACAGTCTCACTCCGGAACCAGACTGGCCGGGTCGTCGTCGGTTCGGAACCTGGACTCCTGCACGAGCAGTTCCCAAACAGCTCCGTCGTCGGCGCGCCACTCGCCCTTTCGAACGCGGGCGAGACGATTACACTCACGCGAAACGGGCAACGTATCGATCGAGTCCAGTACGGCGAGGCAACTGAGGGCAGTCGCTATCTCCCGGGCACTGCAGAGTGGCGCCCGCGTGGCTACACCCCGCGTTCAGCCGTCTCGATGGGTCCCGCCAACGCAACCACATTTGTCCTCCCGGATTCACCAGCCGTTGCGCTCGAAACGCTTCGAGATGCTGAGAATCGCCTGTTCCTTGCTGGCTACACCTTCTCGGCTGAGCGGGTCACTACTGAGCTCCTCGCAGCTGCCGAGCGGGGCGTCGACGTCCGGGTGCTCGTCGAGGCGAGTCCGGTCGGCGGTATCATCAGCCGCCAAGCGCGGCTGCTCGACCGCCTCGCTGCTGCCGGAGTCGTTGTCCGTGTCGTCGGTGGCGAAACCGGTCGCTACGCGTTTCACCACCCGAAATACGCGGTCGTGGACGACCGCGCGCTGGTGCTAACCGAGAACTGGAAACCGTCCGGAACGGGCGGCCGGTCGAACCGTGGCTGGGGCGTCCGCATCGAGGGTGGTGGAACGGCGGACGAACTTGCAGCCATCTTTGCCCATGACGCAGGCGGGCCAGATACTCGACCGTGGTCCACGTTTCGCCGGGGGCGGACGTTCGAACGCATCCCCGCTGCGAGCGGGAGCTACCCCACAAATCACGCACCCGCGACCGTTCGAGCGCGCAACGTGACAGTCCTCACTGCGCCCGGGAACGCAGAAGCGGCGGTTGTGAGCTCTCTGGAAGCCGCGGACAAACGGGTTGACGTAATCCAGCCCACCCTCGGCCGACAGGAGAACAGGCTTGTCGCGGCGACACTCAGTGCGGCGCGCCGCGGTGTCGAGGTTCGGATTCTGCTCTCCGGCGCGTGGTACGTCGCCGAGGAGAACGCTGCGCTCGTTTCCTGGCTCGAGGGGTGGGCCGACCGCAACGATGCGCCGCTCATGGTGAAGCTGGCTGAACCGGGTGGCAGATACGAGACGGTGCACGCCAAGGGGTTGCTGGTGGACAAAAAGGTGGCCGTCGTGGGGTCACTCAACTGGAACCGCCACAGCGCCCGGGAGAACCGCGAAGTTGCACTCGCGCTCTACGGCGAAGAACCAGTTGCGTACTACCGTGAATCATTCGAGGCAGACTGGTCGGGCGGGAACCGAACCGTCCCTTGGCTCTACGGTGCTGGCGCCGTCGCAGCCGTCGTCGTCGCCGGAATCGTCGCGACGCGAACGCTGTCGTTCGCTGAGGTTGCGGAGTAA